In the Enterobacter cloacae subsp. cloacae ATCC 13047 genome, GAAAACACTCGATGTCGTTGCGGCAATCATCGAAAAAGACAATAAAATTTTACTGGCGCAGCGCCCCATGCATGCCGATCAGCCGGGCCTGTGGGAGTTTGCCGGTGGAAAGGTGGAAGCCGGAGAAACGCAGCCCGAAGCGCTGATCCGCGAGCTGCAGGAGGAGTTGGGGATCCACGCGCGACCGTCGTACTACGTGGCAAGCCACCAGCGGGAAGTGTCACAGCGGTTAATCCATTTACACGCCTGGCACGTGCCCCACTTCAGCGGTGAGCTAACGGCGCACTACCACAGCGCCTTGGTGTGGTGTACGCCTGAAGAGGCGTTTGACTACCCCTTAGCCCCGGCGGATATTCCGCTGCTGGAAGCCTTTATTCTTTTACGCGACGCCAGACCAGCGGGTTCGTGCTGATGGTGCGTTCATCGCGCTGGCACTGCAGCAGGATGCCGTCCGCTTTCACTACCGCCCCTTCTGAGTAGTTCTGATCCTGATAGATGCAGCACTGGTTACAGGGCTGCGCTCTCTGGCCGCTGGAGCTAAAGACCTCCGGCGGTACGTTCACTTCCACATCCGGGCGAATGCGGTCAGCCTGCGCGCCAGCGCTCAGCATCAAACATAACGCGGTCATCACGTAACGGTTCATAGACTTCTCTTCCTGTTGTGTCCTGATAATGACTATAACGGTTAATCATCGCGGAACCTTTAATTTATCTCGTCATCGCTTTTGGTTATGACGCC is a window encoding:
- a CDS encoding pyrimidine (deoxy)nucleoside triphosphate diphosphatase, with translation MLKTLDVVAAIIEKDNKILLAQRPMHADQPGLWEFAGGKVEAGETQPEALIRELQEELGIHARPSYYVASHQREVSQRLIHLHAWHVPHFSGELTAHYHSALVWCTPEEAFDYPLAPADIPLLEAFILLRDARPAGSC
- a CDS encoding YnjH family protein, with amino-acid sequence MNRYVMTALCLMLSAGAQADRIRPDVEVNVPPEVFSSSGQRAQPCNQCCIYQDQNYSEGAVVKADGILLQCQRDERTISTNPLVWRRVKE